The following proteins are encoded in a genomic region of Glycine soja cultivar W05 chromosome 17, ASM419377v2, whole genome shotgun sequence:
- the LOC114392363 gene encoding H/ACA ribonucleoprotein complex subunit 2-like protein isoform X2, translating into MGSDSEAEKSVQKEKEKKKMLALAPIAKPLAGKKLCKRTLKLVRRAAEHKCLKRGVKEVVKSIRRGHKGLCVIAGNISPIDVITHVPILCEESDIPYIYVPSKEDLAGAGATKRPTCCVLVQTKPAKGEIEQGEQEKLKSDYDQVVAEVTELTTSLF; encoded by the exons ATGGGGAGCGACAGCGAGGCAGAGAAGTCGGTGCagaaagagaaggagaagaagaagatgttgGCCCTGGCTCCCATTGCTAAACCTCTTGCTGGGAAGAAGCTTTGCAAGCGAACCCTAAAACTTGTTCGTAGAG CTGCCGAACACAAATGCTTGAAAAGAGGAGTGAAGGAGGTCGTTAAAAGTATAAGGAGAGGTCATAAAGG ATTGTGTGTGATTGCTGGGAACATATCACCGATTGATGTCATCACTCATGTTCCTATTCTTTGTGAAGAGTCTGACATTCCTTATATTTATGTCCCATCTAAAGAA GATCTTGCAGGCGCAGGAGCAACAAAGAGGCCTACTTGCTGTGTTCTGGTACAGACAAAGCCTGCAAAGGGTGAAATAGAGCAAGGGGAACAAGAGAAACTAAAGTCAGATTATGATCAAGTTGTAGCGGAAGTTACTGAGCTTACAACTTCACTCTTTTGA
- the LOC114391847 gene encoding serine/threonine-protein kinase rio2-like, whose protein sequence is MEPFGAEGCHSSESGWTMYIGSPIDDAGHSSDNDDNNKKGTQAHPQDDDDDDDESDDSMASDASSGPSHHHGFADFRRDAEEENDENKYCLEKKAGKTQHKQMEGKKVEKNGMLIVDSKDKSPVQGCGKVRKNYFVGKRK, encoded by the coding sequence ATGGAGCCATTCGGTGCAGAGGGATGTCACAGCAGTGAATCTGGATGGACCATGTATATTGGGTCCCCCATAGATGATGCTGGACATAGTAGTGACAACGACGACAACAACAAGAAAGGTACTCAAGCTCATCCacaagatgatgatgatgatgatgatgaaagtgATGATTCTATGGCTTCTGATGCGTCTTCTGGGCCAAGTCATCATCATGGCTTTGCGGATTTCCGCCGAGATGccgaagaagaaaatgatgaaaacaAGTATTGCTTAGAGAAGAAAGCAGGTAAAACTCAACACAAGCAAATGGAagggaaaaaggtggaaaagaATGGGATGTTAATAGTTGATAGCAAAGATAAGTCTCCAGTTCAGGGTTGTGGAAAGGTGAGAAAAAATTACTTTGTGGGAAAAAGGAAATAG
- the LOC114392234 gene encoding cysteine-rich and transmembrane domain-containing protein WIH2-like → MSHSNDQNQPQVWNSAIAYESKDIAPGPNYQVPPPAIITHEEKVPPNGETKFKGDGFWRGCCAGMCCYCCLDVCF, encoded by the exons ATGAGTCACAGCAATGATCAAAACCAGCCTCAAG TTTGGAATTCTGCTATAGCATATGAGTCAAAGGACATTGCACCGGGTCCTAATTATCAAGTTCCTCCACCTGCTATTATTACTCACGAGGAGAAGGTTCCTCCAAACGGAGAAACTAAATTCAAGGGTGACGGATTCTGGAGAGGATG TTGCGCGGGCATGTGTTGCTACTGTTGTTTGGACGTTTGCTTCTAA
- the LOC114393518 gene encoding basic leucine zipper 43-like yields MECNEDDELHVAPYYASLRQCLPYHSPTQKPIFTSTNLLNMEAGESHTLNHMDPPHGLHHIPFYCSQNLPSNSNNPIQVPLHKPSPNTSSNSNNNNSDEAKALLDDRKKRMFSNRESARRSRM; encoded by the coding sequence ATGGAATGCAATGAAGATGATGAACTCCATGTGGCACCTTATTATGCTTCCTTAAGACAGTGCCTTCCCTATCATTCTCCAACCCAAAAACCTATCTTTACCTCAACAAACCTCCTGAACATGGAAGCTGGTGAAAGCCATACTTTGAACCATATGGATCCACCTCATGGTTTGCATCATATTCCATTTTACTGCTCCCAAAACCTTCCtagcaacagcaacaacccaaTTCAAGTCCCACTCCATAAACCCTCTCCCAACACATCATCAAACAGTAACAACAACAATTCTGATGAAGCAAAGGCTCTCCTTGATGACAGAAAGAAGAGGATGTTCTCAAACAGAGAATCTGCTCGCAGGTCGCGGATGTGA
- the LOC114392363 gene encoding H/ACA ribonucleoprotein complex subunit 2-like protein isoform X1: MGSDSEAEKSVQKEKEKKKMLALAPIAKPLAGKKLCKRTLKLVRRAAEHKCLKRGVKEVVKSIRRGHKGSVCFLSNFFFLTKTLEMLTLIFRYCECRLCVIAGNISPIDVITHVPILCEESDIPYIYVPSKEDLAGAGATKRPTCCVLVQTKPAKGEIEQGEQEKLKSDYDQVVAEVTELTTSLF, encoded by the exons ATGGGGAGCGACAGCGAGGCAGAGAAGTCGGTGCagaaagagaaggagaagaagaagatgttgGCCCTGGCTCCCATTGCTAAACCTCTTGCTGGGAAGAAGCTTTGCAAGCGAACCCTAAAACTTGTTCGTAGAG CTGCCGAACACAAATGCTTGAAAAGAGGAGTGAAGGAGGTCGTTAAAAGTATAAGGAGAGGTCATAAAGGGTCTGTCTGTTTTCTTTCTAACTTTTTCTTTCTCACAAAAACATTAGAAATGCTTACCCTAATTTTCCGGTATTGTGAATGCAGATTGTGTGTGATTGCTGGGAACATATCACCGATTGATGTCATCACTCATGTTCCTATTCTTTGTGAAGAGTCTGACATTCCTTATATTTATGTCCCATCTAAAGAA GATCTTGCAGGCGCAGGAGCAACAAAGAGGCCTACTTGCTGTGTTCTGGTACAGACAAAGCCTGCAAAGGGTGAAATAGAGCAAGGGGAACAAGAGAAACTAAAGTCAGATTATGATCAAGTTGTAGCGGAAGTTACTGAGCTTACAACTTCACTCTTTTGA
- the LOC114393610 gene encoding serine/threonine-protein kinase 16-like translates to MGCSFSGLNALYDSVNGGGDVWINENRFRIVRQLGEGGFAYVYLVKETPNDSAVAAGLSKKLKGSSHLSDDGTYAMKKVLIQNNEQLELVREEIRVSSLFNHPNLLPLLEHAIISVKPTQETSWNHEAYLLFPVHLDGTLLDNAKIMKAKKEFYSTSDVLQIFRQLCAGLKHMHSFDPPHAHNDVKPGNVLITHRKGQPPLAILMDFGSARPARKQIGSRSEALQLQEWASEHCSAPFRAPELWDCPSQADIDERTDIWSLGCTLYAIMYGVSPFEYALGESGGSLQLAIVNAQVKWPAGPKPPYPEALHQFVSWMLQPTASMRPRIDDIIIHVDKLVAKFSQ, encoded by the exons ATGGGGTGCTCATTCTCCGGTCTGAATGCCTTATACGACTCCGTTAACGGCGGAGGCGATGTTTGGATCAACGAGAACCGTTTCCGCATCGTTCGCCAGCTCGGAGAAGGTGGCTTCGCCTACGTCTACCTCGTCAAGGAGACTCCTAATGATTCCGCCGTCGCTGCTGGCCTCTCCAAGAAGCTCAAAGGCTCCTCTCATCTCTCCG ATGACGGGACTTATGCTATGAAAAAGGTCCTCATTCAGAACAATGAACAACTGGAGTTGGTTAGGGAGGAGATCCGTGTTTCATCACTGTTCAATCATCCCAATCTGCTGCCACTTCTTGAACATGCGATCATTTCTGTCAAG CCTACCCAAGAAACATCTTGGAACCATGAAGCATATTTGTTGTTTCCAGTTCATTTGGATGGAACATTGCTAGACAATGCCAAGATAATGAAAGCCAAGAAGGAATTCTATTCCACCTCAGATGTGCTTCAAATATTTCGTCAG CTTTGTGCAGGACTCAAGCACATGCACAGTTTTGATCCTCCTCATGCTCATAATGATGTCAAACCTGGTAATGTTCTCATAACACATAGAAAAGGACAACCACCTCTTGCCATACTGATGGATTTTGGCAGTGCTCGTCCGGCGAGGAAGCAAATTGGCTCCAGGTCAGAGGCCCTCCAGTTGCAG GAATGGGCATCTGAACATTGCTCTGCTCCTTTCCGAGCTCCTGAGCTGTGGGATTGCCCAAGCCAAGCTGATATAGATGAGAGGACTGACATTTGGTCATTAGGATGCACATTATATGCAATAAT GTATGGGGTATCTCCATTTGAATATGCACTTGGAGAGTCTGGTGGAAGCCTGCAATTGGCTATTGTAAATGCACAGGTCAAATGGCCAGCTGGACCCAAGCCTCCATATCCAGAAGCTCTTCATCAGTTCGTGTCATGGATGCTTCAGCCAACGGCTTCTATGCGGCCCAGGATAGATGATATCATTATCCATGTTGATAAGTTAGTTGCGAAGTTTTCTCAATGA
- the LOC114394045 gene encoding serine protease SPPA, chloroplastic-like, translating into MRQTHGNMSRTRIAIQRFRHTYTALSSSAALTRSQFQCSQQHLTRAPLLFHAPRHYSSSPKQDYPTGDFDFKPITGWKKFTVNLKMLTAFPWERLRYGTLLTIKLRGQISDQLNSRFSPGLSLPQICDNFFKATYDPRISGIYLHIDILNCGWAKVEEIRRHILNFRKSGKFVVAYVPSCREKEYYIACACEEIYAPPSAYFSLFGLTVQAPFLRGVLENLGIEPEVERIGKYKSVGDQLTRKTMSEDHHEMLTALLDNIYTNWLDKVSSARGKKREDIENFINKGVYQVERLKEEGFLTDIIYDDEVITRLKERLQVKTDKNLPMVDNRKYSGVRKSTLGLSGGKELIAIIRASGSIRRIESSLSTRSSGIIGEKLIEKIRKVRESNKYKAAIIRIDSPGGDALASDLMWREIRLLAASKPVIASMSDVAASGGYYMAMGAGVIVAESLTLTGSIGVVTGKFNLGKLYEKIGFNKEIISRGRYAELRAAEQRSLRPDEAELFSKSAQHAYKQFRDKAALSRSMTVDKMEEVAQGRVWTGKDAASHGLVDAIGGLSRAVAIAKLKANIPLDRQVTVLELSRPSPSLPEILRGLGNSLVGVDRTFNELLQDLTFSHEVQARMDGIMFEKLEGYPYANPILALIKDYLSSL; encoded by the exons ATGCGGCAAACTCACGGAAATATGTCACGCACTCGTATCGCCATTCAGCGCTTCCGCCACACCTACACCGCGTTATCATCATCAGCTGCACTTACTCGCTCCCAATTCCAATGCTCTCAACAACATCTCACGCGCGCACCCCTCCTCTTCCACGCTCCTCGTCATTATTCATCTTCCCCCAAACAAGACTATCCCACCGGAGACTTTGATTTCAAGCCCATCACAGGCTGGAAAAAGTTCACCGTCAACCTCAAGATGCTAACGGCTTTCCCCTGGGAGCGTCTCCGATACGGCACCCTGTTAACAATCAAGTTGCGCGGCCAG ATATCGGATCAGCTCAATAGTAGGTTCTCCCCGGGATTATCTCTGCCTCAAATCTGTGATAATTTCTTCAAGGCAACTTATGACCCTCGAATTTCCGGCATCTATCTCcatattgatattttaaattgtggttGGGCAAAGGTCGAAGAAATTCGAAGACATATCTTGAATTTCAGAAAATCAG GAAAATTTGTTGTGGCTTACGTCCCTTCATGTCgagaaaaagaatattatattgcGTGTGCCTGTGAAGAAATATATGCCCCTCCAagtgcatatttttctttgtttggatTGACTGTTCAAGCCCCATTTCTCAGAG GTGTTttagagaatcttggaattgaacCAGAAGTGGAAAGGATTGGCAAATACAAAAGTGTAGGAGATCAACTTACCCGTAAAACCATGTCTGAAGATCATCATGAGATGCTTACTGCGTTGCTTGATAATATCTATACTAATTGGCTGGACAAAGTCTCTTCTGCTAGAG GAAAGAAAAGGGAAGATATTGAGAACTTCATAAATAAAGGTGTCTATCAAGTAGAGAGACTTAAAGAAGAGGGCTTCTTAACAGACATAATCTATGATGACGAG GTTATCACTCGGTTAAAGGAGAGACTTCAAGTTAAAACTGATAAAAATCTTCCTATGGTTGATAACAG AAAATACTCTGGAGTTAGGAAATCGACTCTTGGACTATCAGGTGGCAAAGAATTAATAGCCATCATCCGAGCTTCAGGGAGTATTCGCCGTATCGAGAGTTCATTAAGTACCCGTAGCTCTGGTATCATTGGAGAGAAGTTAATTGAGAAGATACGCAAAGTTAGAG AGTCAAATAAATACAAGGCTGCTATTATCCGAATTGACAGTCCAGGAGGGGATGCTCTTGCTTCTGATTT GATGTGGAGAGAAATCAGGCTTCTGGCTGCCTCAAAACCAGTCATTGCTTCAATGTCTGATGTGGCAGCAAGTGGAGGGTACTACATGGCAATGGGAGCAGGAGTTATTGTTGCAGAAAGTCTTACCTTAACTGGTTCAATTGGAGTGGTCACAG GAAAATTTAACCTTGGGAAACTTTATGAGAAGATTGGCTTCAACAAAGAAATCATATCAAGGGGTAGATATGCTGAGCTCCGTGCAGCTGAACAGCGTTCTTTAAG ACCAGATGAAGCAGAGCTATTTTCCAAGTCTGCGCAGCATGCTTATAAACAATTTCGAGATAAGGCAGCTTTATCCAGATCTATGACT GTAGACAAGATGGAAGAGGTTGCACAAGGAAGGGTTTGGACTGGTAAGGACGCAGCTTCTCACGGTTTGGTTGATGCTATTGGTGGCCTTTCTCGAGCTGTTGCCATAGCAAAATTGAAGGCCAATATACCGCTGGACAGACAG GTTACTGTGTTGGAGCTCTCGAGACCGAGCCCTTCTCTACCCGAGATTTTACGTGGTCTAGGTAATTCTCTCGTTGGAGTAGACAGAACTTTCAATGAATTACTACAGGACTTGACATTTTCCCATGAAGTCCAAGCACGAATGGACGGAATCATGTTTGAGAAATTGGAAGGATATCCATATGCCAACCCCATTTTGGCATTGATAAAAGATTATCTTAGTTCCCTGTAG